One part of the Haliaeetus albicilla chromosome 9, bHalAlb1.1, whole genome shotgun sequence genome encodes these proteins:
- the SDF2 gene encoding stromal cell-derived factor 2 produces the protein MGTEVAGRRVPPVLVPVLVLALGAAVRGGPGPVTCGSVVKLLNVRHNVRLHSHDVRYGSGSGQQSVTGVSAADDGNSYWRVRGRTAAVCERGTPVRCGQAIRLTHLGTGRNLHSHRFASPLSGNQEVSAFGEAGEGDYLDDWTVVCSGTYWARDGEVRFQHASTDVFLSVTGEQYGRPIHGQKEVHGMAASSQNNYWKVMEGIFMQPSEVFKAERYHAEL, from the exons ATGGGGACGGAGGTGGCGGGCCGGCGGGTACCGCCGGTTCTGGTGCCGGTGCTGGTGCTGGCCTTGGGCGCGGCGGTGCGCGGTGGTCCCGGCCCCGTTACCTGCGGCTCTGTGGTGAAGCTACTCAACGTGCGGCACAATGTCCGTCTGCACTCGCACGACGTTCGCTACGGCTCCG GCAGCGGGCAGCAGTCGGTGACCGGGGTGTCGGCGGCGGATGACGGGAACAGCTACTGGCGGGTCCGGGGCCGTACGGCGGCCGTCTGCGAACGGGGCACACCGGTGCGCTGCGGGCAAGCCATCCGCCTCACCCACCTGGGCACCGGCCGCAACCTCCACAGCCACCGCTTCGCCTCCCCACTCTCCGGAAACCAG GAGGTGAGCGCGTTCGGGGAGGCCGGTGAGGGCGACTACCTGGATGACTGGACAGTGGTGTGCAGCGGGACCTACTGGGCGCGGGACGGTGAGGTGCGCTTCCAACACGCCTCCACCGACGTCTTCCTTTCGGTGACGGGGGAGCAGTACGGGCGACCCATCCATGGGCAGAAGGAGGTGCATGGCATGGCTGCCTCCAGCCAGAATAACTACTGGAAGGTGATGGAGGGCATCTTCATGCAGCCCAGCGAGGTCTTCAAAGCAGAGCGGTACCATGCTGAGTTGTGA
- the BLTP2 gene encoding bridge-like lipid transfer protein family member 2 codes for MPPPLPAVLLGLVVVALLAGLLARWLACRLAVTWCRQKLHAELKIGSFGFFWAQNISLKFQQEQQTVEIDNVWISSKLSRELPRYFELCFGEVRIRTDLQKGHGFQPSVLEAPREADGDESRADLTLKPSLLRLLSQLFSIHMDSINIMVLHVATSESLWHVQASKTRLLLNGDGKSLTCEVSLTKVNSKVLRSSQLDDTCLAELALALSLSLEISSKRRLVGVRLRVQTLQAELHEGLFCSPLLHRITARAQRSSVGEQPSAGSGEPLKSLSLLSRDTLQLIPRRVEVKLESTSMVLSMNSQKRHLTWSLKLLQFLYQREEEQIPLRNFTPSSDLDQMSVDLQLEDGLLLSQSRQRIVCLNSLKTSVQVTAIDLSAAVLLNTCIIHYRHQEFSHWLGLFAQEYRCRAVPVPSEGHKRRSYPQIIAPIILCASLSNVNVSVQLGDTPPFALGFNSISADYQHLRPQSVHQRAVLAVDHLCWRVGNDSHIQRAPHPPNMHVWGEALILDSFNLQGSYNQPLGMSSAQSDTLFLDCTIRGLQVESSDTCTECLARVLPLFCPRPSGAGLAKQPPSASAEPWGLLWKVDLKVEDVNLFTLSALVGALELRLDTLTILGSAESCTVSVQGMVLALVKSITEKMQPCCKAPAIPNPVANLSMLSVTYHSSIRSLEVQCGEGLAVLWSPPDHMHLYHHTLATLQCHEALRSALGHRTPHSPLPESPASHPVTPTETPGPLQPDGTSPKRLLSLSLELSSAKLTAFVSEANYISLAAERTSVSWHGGALHGYCPELAAGFDGHSIFSFKEVEVKLLPELEEVILHRCAFPTLRTLRNRGWAFSFASVTIEFPYQYDFSRTLDAAVGVQKWLKGLHRHGRPASTALPPDLLLKVTHFSWVFLDDVFEVKLRDNYELMKDESKESAKRLQLLDTKVAALRKQHGELLPARKIEELYASLEKKNIEIYIQRSRRLYANTPMRRALLTWTLAHLELVAMADESFHGTERVLEQMRDVDSVSPFPPEGLEMVTQWCRMMKGRVGSFFVRIRDYPRYLFEIRNWQLSGRLIGAEQCGQACSRRRQVLKLGLPWGDATVERNMPPLKFYHDFHSEISQYTIVWGPCWDPAWTLIGQCVDLLTKPSEDPSAPLPWWDKSRLLFHGDWHMDIEQANLHQLATEDPYNTTENMHWEWSHLSFHWKPGQFVFKGNLDINVRTASKYDDCCFLHLPDLCMTLDLQWLCHGNPHDHHGVVLRSPEFLPEVPVGQQYDSYRAFRSENLNLSIRMDLTRPSEEHSQPRILLYSSTLRWMQNFWATWTSVTRPICRGKLFNNMKPSKKKLGQHYKQLSYTALFPRLQVHYWASFAQQRGIQVECCQGHIFTRGTQRLIPQAGTVMRRLISEWSITQMVSDLSQVTVHLMASTCDENADHRLDTLVKKTHLLSLSSLTYQRHSNRTAEEELPLRDGDDGFHTHQLHLVDLRASWTTTNRDIAFGLYDGYKKAAVLKRNLSTEALKGLKIDTQLQAKKLKRGPLSAHSVPARVTAPITSGRPERASSGGAYMLQKLIEETDKFVVFTEEESGASEQLCGIAACQTDDIYNRNCLIELVNCQMVLRGAETEGCVIVSAAKAQLLQCQHHPAWYGDTLKQKTSWTCLLDGMQYFATTESSPTEREHGQLWLEVKNIEEHRQRSLDSVQELMESGQAVGGMVSTTTDWNQPSEAQQTQQVQRIISRCSCRMYYISYSHDIDPELATQIKPPETPANQEKEDLLKKQEGAVDTFTLIHHDLEISTNPAQYAMILDIVNNLLLHVEPKRKEHSEKKQRVRFQLEISSNPEEQRSSILHLQEAVRQHVAQIRQLEKQMYSNVKSLQDDSKNESLLDLNHRLQQQLSQEKADLQLESEELNILIRCFKDFQLQRANKMELRKQPEDVSVARRTEFYFAQARWRLTEEDGQLGIAELELQRFLYSKVNKSDDTAEHLLELGWVTMNNLLPNAVYKVVLRPQSSCQSGRQLALRIFSKVRPPVGGISIKEHFEVNVVPLTIQLTHQFFHRMMGFFFPGRNVEEEEVGDEEDKSKLVTTGIPVVKPRQLIVADDSLGPGKGVAQGLNRTSGVRRSFRKAPEHPVDDIDKMKERAAMNNSFIYIKIPQVPLCVSYKGEKNSVDWGDLNLVLPCLEYHNNTWTWLDFAMAVKRDSRKALVAQVIKEKLRLKPVAGAETRGKLENKSDGTIQQQEEDEKARLLIGLSVGEKNPSKKSIFGRRK; via the exons atgccgccgccgctgcccgccgtGCTGCTCGGCCTCGTCGTCGTCGCGCTGCTCGCCGGGCTGCTGGCGCG GTGGCTGGCATGTCGCCTGGCTGTCACCTGGTGCCGGCAGAAGCTTCATGCGGAGCTGAAGATTGGGTCCTTCGGCTTCTTCTGGGCCCAGAACATCAGCCTGAAGttccagcaggagcagcagactGTG GAGATCGACAACGTCTGGATCTCCAGTAAACTGAGCCGGGAGCTGCC GCGCTACTTTGAGCTGTGTTTTGGCGAGGTGCGAATCCGCACAGATCTCCAGAAGGGCCATGGGTTCCAGCCGTCCGTCCTGGAGGCTCCCAGAGAAGCTGATGGAGATGAAAGCAGAGCAGACCTGACTCTTAAACCCTCCCTGCTGAGGCTCCTTAGCCAG CTCTTTTCCATCCACATGGACTCCATCAACATCATGGTTCTGCATGTGGCCACCTCAGAGTCTCTCTGGCACGTCCAGGCCAGCAAGACACGTCTCCTCCTGAACGGTGACGGGAAGAG cctgACCTGTGAGGTGAGCCTGACAAAGGTGAACAGCAAAGTCCTCCGGAGCAGCCAGCTG GATGACACCTGCCTGGCGGAGCTGGCCCTGGCACTTTCCCTCTCACTGGAGATCAGCAGCAAGCGGCGGCTGGTGGGCGTCAGGCTGCGCGTCCAgaccctgcaggcagagctacATGAAGGGCTCTTCTGCAGCCCGCTGTTGCACCGCATCACTGCCAGGGCCCAGCGCAGCAGCGTAGGGGAACAGCCCAGCGCAG GCTCGGGGGAGCCCCTGAAGTCCCTGTCTCTGCTGAGCAGGGACACGCTGCAGCTCATTCCCAGGAGGGTGGAGGTGAAGCTGGAGAGCACCAGCATGGTGCTGTCTATGAACAGCCAGAAGAG GCACCTCACCTGGAGCCTGAAGCTGCTGCAGTTTCTATATCAGCGTGAAGAGGAGCAGATCCCACTGCGCAACTTCACGCCCAGCTCAGACCTGGACCAAATGAGTGTAGACCTCCAGCTGGAGG acGGCCTTCTCCTGTCCCAGAGCCGCCAGCGCATCGTGTGCCTCAACTCCCTGAAGACCAGCGTGCAG GTCACAGCCATTGACCTCTCAGCTGCCGTGCTGCTCAACACCTGCATCATCCACTACCGTCACCAAGAGTTTTCACACTGGCTGGGCCTGTTCGCACAGGAATACAGGTGCCGGGCGGTGCCTGTCCCCAGCGAAGGGCACAAGAGAAG GAGCTACCCCCAAATCATAGCGCCCATCATCCTGTGTGCCTCGCTGTCCAATGTCAATGTGTCAGTGCAGCTGGGGGACACGCCACCCTTCGCCTTGGGCTTCAACTCCATCTCTGCAG aCTACCAGCACCTGCGGCCGCAGAGCGTGCACCAGCGAGCGGTGCTGGCCGTGGACCACCTCTGCTGGCGCGTGGGCAATGACTCGCACATCCAGCGTGCCCCACATCCCCCCAACATGCATGTGTGGGGAGAAGCCCTCATCCTTGACTCCTTCAACCTGCAG GGCAGCTACAACCAGCCCCTGGGCATGTCCAGTGCCCAGTCGGACACACTTTTCCTGGACTGCACTATCCGGGGGTTGCAAGTGGAGTCGTCTGACACCTGCACAGAGTGCCTGGCTAGGGTCCTGCCCCTGTTCTGCCCAAGGCCCAGTGGAGCTGGGCTTGCCAAGCAGCCGCCCTCTGCCTCAGCTGAGCCCTGGGGGCTGCTCTGGAAGGTGGATCTGAAGGTGGAGGACGTGAACCTTTTCACACTCTCAGCTCTGGTGG GTGCCCTGGAGCTGCGGCTGGACACGTTGACCATCCTGGGGAGTGCCGAGAGCTGCACGGTCAGCGTCCAAGGCATGGTGCTGGCCTTGGTGAAGAGCATCACGGAGAAGATGCAGCCATGCTGCAAAGCTCCTGCCATCCCTAATCCGGTGGCCAACCTCTCCATGCTCTCTGTCACCTACCACAGCAGCATCCGCTCCCTGGAG GTGCAGTGCGGCGAGGGGCTGGCGGTGCTGTGGAGCCCACCCGACCACATGCACTTGTACCATCACACCCTGGCCACCCTGCAGTGCCACGAAGCCTTGCGGAGCGCCCTCGGCCACAGGACGCCTCATTCCCCGCTCCCAGAGAGCCCAGCATCCCACCCAGTCACCCCTACTGAGACACCAGGGCCCCTCCAGCCAGATGGGACCTCCCCCAAAAGACTCCTGTCCCTGTCACTGGAGCTGAGCTCTGCCAAGCTCACAGCCTTTGTCTCTGAGGCCAACTACATCAGCCTGGCTGCCGAACGGACCTCCGTGAGCTGGCACGGTGGTGCCCTGCATGGCTACTGCCCCGAGCTGGCCGCTGGCTTTGACGGACACAGCATCTTCAGCTTCAAGGAGGTGGAGGTGAagctgctgccagagctggaGGAGGTCATCTTGCACCGCTGCGCCTTCCCCACCCTGCGCACCCTCCGCAACCGTGGCTGGGCCTTCTCCTTTGCCAGCGTGACCATCGAGTTCCCCTACCAGTACGACTTCTCCCGCACGCTGGATGCTGCTGTGGGCGTGCAGAAGTGGTTGAAAGGCCTGCATCGGCATGGCCGCCCTGCCAGCACGGCGCTGCCCCCCGACCTCCTGCTCAAAGTGACGCACTTCTCCTGGGTCTTCCTGGACGACGTCTTTGAGGTCAAGTTACGAGACAACTATGAGCTGATGAAGGACGAAAGCAAGGAGAGTGCCAAGCGGTTGCAGCTGCTGGACACCAAAGTGGCTGCGCTGCGCAAGCAGCATGGCGAGTTGCTGCCTGCCCGTAAGATCGAGGAGCTCTATGCCTCGCTGGAGAAGAAGAACATCGAGATCTACATCCAGCGCTCACGGCGCCTCTATGCCAACACACCTATGCGGAGGGCCCTCCTCACCTGGACCCTGGCCCACTTGGAGCTGGTGGCCATGGCTGATGAGTCCTTCCACGGCACGGAGCGTGTGTTGGAACAGATGAGGGACGTGGACAGCGTCAGCCCGTTCCCCCCTGAGGGTCTGGAGATGGTCACCCAGTGGTGCCGCATGATGAAGGGCAGAGTTGGCAGCTTCTTTG TGCGGATCCGTGACTACCCTCGCTACCTCTTTGAGATCCGGAACTGGCAGCTCTCTGGCCGGCTGATCGGAGCTGAGCAGTGTGGCCAGGCCTGCTCCCGGCGCCGCCAGGTCCTGAAGCTGGGACTGCCCTGGGGAGATGCGACAGTGGAGAGGAACATGCCACCCTTGAAGTTCTACCACGACTTCCACT CTGAGATCTCCCAGTACACCATCGTCTGGGGGCCCTGCTGGGACCCGGCCTGGACCCTGATCGGCCAGTGCGTGGATCTCCTCACCAAGCCCTCAGAGGACCCCAGCGCCCCATTGCCCTGGTGGGACAAGAGCCGCCTTCTCTTCCACGGGGACTGGCACATGGACATTGAACAGGCCAACCTGCACCAGCTGGCCACCGAG GACCCCTACAACACCACGGAGAACATGCACTGGGAATGGAGCCACCTCTCCTTCCACTGGAAGCCTGGGCAGTTCGTCTTCAAGGGCAACCTGGACATCAACGTCCGGACAGCCTCCAA GTACGACGACTGCTGCTTCCTGCACCTGCCCGATCTCTGCATGACGCTGGACCTGCAGTGGCTGTGCCACGGGAACCCCCATGACCACCACGGCGTGGTGCTGCGCTCCCCTGAGTTCCTGCCCGAGGTGCCGGTGGGGCAACAGTACGACTCCTACCGTGCCTTCCGCTCCGAGAACCTCAACCTCTCCATCCGGATGGACCTGACACGGCCCAGTGAGG AGCACTCCCAGCCCCGGATCCTGCTCTACAGCAGCACCCTCCGCTGGATGCAGAACTTTTGGGCCACGTGGACCAGCGTGACGCGCCCCATCTGTCGCGGGAAGCTCTTCAACAACATGAAACCCAGTAAGAAGAAGCTGGGGCAGCATTACAAGCAGTTGTCTTATACCGCGCTCTTCCCCCGGCTGCAG GTGCATTACTGGGCCTCCTTTGCCCAACAGCGGGGGATCCAGGTGGAGTGCTGCCAGGGGCACATCTTCACTCGCGGCACCCAGCGGCTTATCCCACAAG ccGGCACAGTGATGCGACGCCTCATTTCGGAGTGGAGCATCACACAGATGGTGAGCGACCTGAGCCAGGTCACCGTGCACCTCATGGCCTCCACTTGTGATGAGAATGCCGACCACCGGCTCGACACCCTGGTGAAGAAAACCCATCTGCTGAGCCTGTCCTCCCTCACCTACCAGCGGCACAGCAACCGCACGGCTGAGGAG GAGCTGCCCCTGCGGGATGGGGACGATGGTTTCCACACGCACCAGCTGCACTTGGTGGACCTGCGGGCATCCTGGACCACCACCAACCGGGACATCGCCTTCGGCCTCTACGACGGCTAcaagaaagcagctgtgctcaAGCGCAACCTCTCCACTGAGGCCCTGAAGGGGCTGAAGATCGACACGCAGCTACAAGCCAAGAAGCTGAAGCGGGGCCCGCTCTCTGCTCACTCCGTCCCTGCCAGAGTGACCGCTCCCATCACCAGCGGCCGTCCTGAGAGAGCCTCCTCAGGGG GGGCCTACATGCTGCAGAAGCTCATTGAGGAGACGGACAAGTTCGTGGTCTTCACGGAGGAGGAGTCGGGGGCTAGCGAGCAGCTGTGCGGCATTGCCGCCTGCCAAACTGATGACATCTACAACCGCAACTGCCTCATCGAACTGGTCAACTGCCAG ATGGTGCTGCGAGGTGCGGAGACAGAGGGCTGCGTGATCGTGTCCGCTGCAAAGgcccagctgctgcagtgccAGCACCACCCCGCCTGGTACGGGGACACGCTGAAGCAGAAGACGTCCTGGACCTGCTTGCTGGACGGCATGCAGTACTTTGCCACAACGGAGAGCAGCCCCACCGAGAGGGAGCatgggcagctctggctggag GTGAAAAATATTGAGGAGCATCGGCAGCGGAGCCTGGATTCGGTGCAGGAGCTGATGGAGAGCGGGCAGGCAGTGGGGGGCATGGTCAGCACCACCACAG acTGGAACCAGCCCTCAGAAGCCCAGCAGACCCAGCAGGTGCAGAGGATCATCTCTCGCTGCAGCTGCCGCATGTACTATATCAGCTACAGCCATGACATTGACCCCGAGCTGGCCACGCAGATAAAGCCCCCCGAGACTCCCGCCaaccaggagaaggaggatCTGCTGAAGAAGCAGGAGG GAGCTGTGGATACGTTCACGCTGATCCACCACGACCTGGAGATCTCCACCAACCCTGCGCAGTATGCCATGATCCTTGACATAGTCAACAACTTGCTGCTGCACGTGGAGCCCAAGCGCAAG GAGCACAGTGAGAAGAAACAGCGGGTGCGCTTCCAGCTGGAAATCTCCAGCAATCCTGAGGAGCAGCGCAGCAGTATCCTACACCTGCAAGAGGCCGTGAGGCAGCACGTCGCCCAGATCCGGcagctggagaagcagatgTACTCCAATGTGAAG TCCCTGCAGGATGACAGCAAAAATGAGAGCCTTCTCGACCTCaaccacaggctgcagcagcagctgagccaGGAGAAAGCTGACCTGCAGCTAGAGAGTGAGGAGCTGAACATACTGATCAG gtgcTTCAAGGACTTCCAGCTGCAGCGAGCCAACAAGATGGAGCTGCGAAAGCAGCCGGAGGATGTGAGCGTGGCACGGCGGACTGAGTTCTACTTCGCCCAGGCACGTTGGCGCTTGACTGAGGAGGACGGGCAGCTGGGCATAGCCGAGCTGGAGCTCCAGCGCTTCCTCTACAGCAAG GTCAACAAGTCTGATGACACAGCTGAGCATCTGCTGGAACTGGGCTGGGTCACGATGAACAACCTCCTGCCCAACGCTGTGTACAAG GTGGTGCTGCGTCCCCAGAGCTCCTGCCAGTCTGGACGGCAGCTGGCACTGAGGATTTTCAGCAAGGTCCGGCCCCCCGTGGGAGGCATCTCCATCAAGGAGCACTTCGAG GTGAACGTGGTGCCCCTCACGATCCAGCTCACCCACCAGTTCTTCCACAGGATgatgggttttttcttccccgGCCGCaatgtggaggaggaggaggtgggggatGAGGAAGATAAGTCCAAGCTGGTGACGACAG GGATCCCCGTGGTGAAGCCGCGGCAGCTGATCGTGGCTGATGACTCGCTGGGCCCAGGGAAGGGGGTCGCTCAGGGACTGAATCGGACGTCAGGAGTCAGAAGATCATTCCGAAAAGCACCAGAG cATCCCGTGGATGACATCGACAAGATGAAGGAGCGCGCAGCCATGAACAATTCCTTCATCTACATCAAGATCCCGCAGGTGCCACTCTGCGTCAGCTACAAG GGCGAGAAGAACAGCGTGGACTGGGGCGACCTGAACCTGGTGCTGCCGTGCCTGGAGTACCACAACAACACGTGGACGTGGCTGGACTTCGCCATGGCGGTGAAGAGGGACAGCCGCAAAGCCTTGGTGGCACAG GTGATCAAAGAGAAGCTACGCCTGAAGCCAGTGGCAGGCGCGGAAACGCGGGGGAAGCTGGAGAACAAATCAGATGGGACcatccagcagcaggaggaggacgagAAGGCGCGTCTGCTCATCGGGCTGAGCGTGGGCGAGAAGAACCCCAGCAAGAAGTCAATCTTCGGCAGGCGCAAATGA
- the RSKR gene encoding ribosomal protein S6 kinase-related protein isoform X1, translating into MGATSSGPGPAPAPVRPPQGRAVGSWVRALLSRAGPVPVPGSVLALAPRGPAEEPPLPGWPLPQLVSLFLPEFPVRPSARQQQLKILGFVAKGSFGTILKVLDCGREKVCAVKVVPKVEVLRRDTLKQCKEEVSIQRQVRHPFVHGLGDSWQGQRHLFIMCTYCSTGDLHALWRAAGHFAEATVRLFAAELVLVLVYLHDLGIMHRDVKMENILLDERGHLKLTDFGLSRHLRWGERAHTICGTLQYMAPEVLSGGPYGHTADWWSLGVLLFALASGEFPVAPAGDHVAMLERVKESSYEIPPAFSPALARLLAELLCHNPLRRLRYLHHFQGHPFFRGVAFDADLLQKDPVAMAVAPRPLEQPPPDPATFADFDCDLVVSPGRPWPG; encoded by the exons aTGGGAGCAACGAGCAGCGGCCCCGGGCCGGCCCCTGCCCCGGTGCGGCCCCCCCAG GGCCGCGCCGTGGGGTCGTGGGTGCGGGCGCTGCTGAGCCGCGCCGGGCCGGTACCGGTACCGGGGTCGGTACTCGCCCTGGCCCCGCGGGGCCCCGCCGAGGAGCCGCCGCTGCCCGGGTGGCCGCTGCCGCAGCTCGTCTCGCTTTTCCTGCCGGAGTTCCCCGTCCGCCCCTCCGCCCGCCAGCAGCAGCTCAAG atcctGGGCTTCGTGGCCAAAGGCTCCTTCGGGACCATCCTCAAAGTGCTGGACTGCGGGCGGGAGAAGGTCTGCGCCGTGAAG GTCGTGCCCAAAGTGGAGGTGCTGCGCCGTGACACCCTCAAGCAGTGCAAGGAAGAAGTCAGCATCCAG AGACAGGTCAGGCACCCGTTTGTCCACGGGCTGGGGGACAGCTGGCAGGGCCAGCGCCACCTCTTCATCA TGTGCACCTACTGCAGCACCGGAGACCTGCACGCGCTGTGGCGTGCCGCCGGGCACTTTGCCGAAGCCACCGTCCGCCTGTTTGCAGCTgagctggtgctggtgctgg TGTACCTCCACGACCTGGGCATCATGCACAGAGACGTGAAG ATGGAGAACATCCTCCTGGATGAGAGAG GGCACCTCAAGCTCACCGACTTCGGCCTCTCCCGGCATCTGCGGTGGGGCGAGCGAGCCCACACCATCTGCGGCACCCTGCAGTACATGG CCCCGGAGGTGCTGAGCGGGGGGCCCTACGGCCACACAGCTGACTGGTGGTCCCTGGGAGTCTTGCTCTTCGCCCTGGCCAGCGGGGAG tTCCCTGTGGCGCCAGCGGGGGACCATGTGGCCATGCTGGAGCGCGTCAAGGAGAGCAGCTACGAGATCCCACCTGCGTTCAGCCCCGCACTGGCCCGGCTGCTTGCCGAG CTGCTGTGCCACAACCCCCTGCGCCGCCTGCGCTACCTCCACCATTTCCAGGGCCATCCCTTCTTCCGCGGGGTGGCCTTCGACGCCGACCTGCTGCAGAAGGACCCGGTGGCGATGGCGGTGGCCCCGCGCCCCCTCGAGCAGCCCCCACCCGATCCTGCCACCTTCGCTGACTTCGACTGCGACCTCGTCGTCTCCCCGGGCCGGCCTTGGCCTGGCTGA
- the RSKR gene encoding ribosomal protein S6 kinase-related protein isoform X2, which translates to MGATSSGPGPAPAPVRPPQGRAVGSWVRALLSRAGPVPVPGSVLALAPRGPAEEPPLPGWPLPQLVSLFLPEFPVRPSARQQQLKILGFVAKGSFGTILKVLDCGREKVCAVKVVPKVEVLRRDTLKQCKEEVSIQRQVRHPFVHGLGDSWQGQRHLFIMYLHDLGIMHRDVKMENILLDERGHLKLTDFGLSRHLRWGERAHTICGTLQYMAPEVLSGGPYGHTADWWSLGVLLFALASGEFPVAPAGDHVAMLERVKESSYEIPPAFSPALARLLAELLCHNPLRRLRYLHHFQGHPFFRGVAFDADLLQKDPVAMAVAPRPLEQPPPDPATFADFDCDLVVSPGRPWPG; encoded by the exons aTGGGAGCAACGAGCAGCGGCCCCGGGCCGGCCCCTGCCCCGGTGCGGCCCCCCCAG GGCCGCGCCGTGGGGTCGTGGGTGCGGGCGCTGCTGAGCCGCGCCGGGCCGGTACCGGTACCGGGGTCGGTACTCGCCCTGGCCCCGCGGGGCCCCGCCGAGGAGCCGCCGCTGCCCGGGTGGCCGCTGCCGCAGCTCGTCTCGCTTTTCCTGCCGGAGTTCCCCGTCCGCCCCTCCGCCCGCCAGCAGCAGCTCAAG atcctGGGCTTCGTGGCCAAAGGCTCCTTCGGGACCATCCTCAAAGTGCTGGACTGCGGGCGGGAGAAGGTCTGCGCCGTGAAG GTCGTGCCCAAAGTGGAGGTGCTGCGCCGTGACACCCTCAAGCAGTGCAAGGAAGAAGTCAGCATCCAG AGACAGGTCAGGCACCCGTTTGTCCACGGGCTGGGGGACAGCTGGCAGGGCCAGCGCCACCTCTTCATCA TGTACCTCCACGACCTGGGCATCATGCACAGAGACGTGAAG ATGGAGAACATCCTCCTGGATGAGAGAG GGCACCTCAAGCTCACCGACTTCGGCCTCTCCCGGCATCTGCGGTGGGGCGAGCGAGCCCACACCATCTGCGGCACCCTGCAGTACATGG CCCCGGAGGTGCTGAGCGGGGGGCCCTACGGCCACACAGCTGACTGGTGGTCCCTGGGAGTCTTGCTCTTCGCCCTGGCCAGCGGGGAG tTCCCTGTGGCGCCAGCGGGGGACCATGTGGCCATGCTGGAGCGCGTCAAGGAGAGCAGCTACGAGATCCCACCTGCGTTCAGCCCCGCACTGGCCCGGCTGCTTGCCGAG CTGCTGTGCCACAACCCCCTGCGCCGCCTGCGCTACCTCCACCATTTCCAGGGCCATCCCTTCTTCCGCGGGGTGGCCTTCGACGCCGACCTGCTGCAGAAGGACCCGGTGGCGATGGCGGTGGCCCCGCGCCCCCTCGAGCAGCCCCCACCCGATCCTGCCACCTTCGCTGACTTCGACTGCGACCTCGTCGTCTCCCCGGGCCGGCCTTGGCCTGGCTGA